The proteins below come from a single Fusobacterium sp. JB019 genomic window:
- a CDS encoding ferritin family protein — translation MKRFRCTVCGEIIEEGMELCPVCKVGPDKWEEINENEAKIWASEHKIGEGMESKDEEIIKGLRANFEGECTEVGMYLAMSRVADREGYPEIAEAYKRYALEEAEHAAKFAELLGECVSESTEVNLSKRVEAEFGACSGKFELAKRAKKLGLDAIHDTVHEMAKDEARHGKGMAGLLKRYFNK, via the coding sequence ATGAAAAGATTTAGATGTACAGTATGCGGAGAAATTATTGAAGAAGGAATGGAATTATGTCCAGTTTGTAAAGTAGGACCTGATAAATGGGAAGAAATTAATGAAAATGAAGCTAAAATTTGGGCTTCTGAACATAAAATTGGTGAAGGTATGGAATCAAAAGATGAGGAAATTATTAAAGGATTAAGAGCTAACTTCGAAGGAGAATGTACTGAAGTTGGTATGTATCTTGCTATGTCTAGAGTAGCTGATAGAGAAGGTTATCCTGAAATTGCTGAAGCTTATAAAAGATATGCTTTAGAAGAAGCTGAACATGCTGCTAAGTTTGCTGAACTTTTAGGAGAATGTGTAAGTGAATCTACTGAAGTTAATTTATCAAAAAGAGTAGAAGCTGAATTTGGTGCTTGTTCTGGTAAATTTGAATTAGCTAAAAGGGCTAAAAAATTAGGACTTGATGCTATACATGATACTGTTCATGAAATGGCTAAAGATGAAGCTAGACATGGAAAAGGAATGGCTGGATTACTTAAAAGATATTTCAATAAATAA